One genomic window of Gimesia chilikensis includes the following:
- a CDS encoding LTA synthase family protein, translating into MSKGIYTTEPFLNLTETNAERKAADCGPVRRLAALPERLYVGFAEWSGRYTVLAIIFLIMLSFLLTLRVAMMVAYADLQKLTLLQGLSVFLVGLQFDVLVSLCFIIPQLMHFTFVPNRRVSGRINQSLFDLTWIIAFLFLPFICIAEFVFFEEFQSRLNYIAFEYIVYPREVCCNIWESYPIIELLTVVGLFGGCCWFLLRNHFQKQISTPLPFRRRLGLFATVLTAIALLWTSTSAESRQVSRDRVANECSWNGLYSFVYYAWTCHFDFNKNYLTLENQEVNQRLREQIVGAGDHLKSGSSNPVDRMVATGKPQKDYNVVIILEESLGSDFIGVLGDNRGLTPHFDELSKQGVLFDNFYATGNRTARALEAVMTSMPPIPTESILKRDHSERVFTIANVLAERGYERLFMTGGRGLFDGVRSFMKANGFNHFREQSDFQDPVFVNAWGVSDEDLFRKALGELDKLQENGRPFFATLLTVSNHRPYTYPEGRIPETEQTRNNAVKYADWALGYFFREAQSHEFYNNTIFVVMGDHGARVTGSQLFPMSSYRVPVLMIQPDGKGQGERCSTLGCTLDIAPTIMGRLGSDYRSVFFGYDVLQREPAHGRAIMQHNHDVALLDSENRMVVLGYGQSAEEFELNRANHQLDQRKIPDQEMVHNAIALFQSAYELYYSDRWFPDLKVTRSQKDDRI; encoded by the coding sequence ATGTCTAAAGGAATTTATACAACCGAGCCGTTTCTCAATCTGACAGAAACCAATGCGGAGCGGAAGGCGGCTGACTGTGGACCAGTGAGAAGATTAGCAGCCCTGCCCGAACGGTTGTATGTGGGGTTTGCGGAGTGGTCCGGACGATATACCGTCCTGGCTATTATTTTTTTAATCATGCTCAGTTTTCTGCTGACGCTACGGGTTGCGATGATGGTGGCTTATGCAGATCTGCAAAAGTTGACCCTGCTTCAGGGGCTGTCTGTATTTCTGGTGGGACTGCAATTCGATGTGCTTGTGTCACTTTGCTTTATCATTCCCCAGCTGATGCATTTTACATTCGTGCCGAATCGGCGTGTCTCGGGACGAATTAACCAGAGTCTCTTCGATCTGACCTGGATCATCGCCTTTCTGTTTCTGCCTTTTATCTGCATCGCGGAGTTTGTTTTCTTCGAAGAATTTCAATCGCGATTGAACTACATCGCGTTTGAATACATTGTCTATCCTCGTGAAGTCTGTTGTAACATCTGGGAGTCGTACCCGATCATAGAACTGCTGACCGTCGTTGGATTGTTCGGTGGTTGCTGCTGGTTTCTTTTGAGAAATCATTTTCAAAAACAGATTTCTACTCCACTCCCGTTCCGTCGTCGCCTTGGTTTGTTTGCCACCGTGTTGACGGCGATTGCTTTGCTCTGGACATCCACCAGTGCAGAGAGCCGTCAGGTCAGTCGTGATCGTGTGGCAAATGAATGCTCGTGGAACGGGCTGTACAGTTTCGTGTATTACGCCTGGACCTGCCATTTCGACTTCAACAAAAACTACCTGACACTCGAAAATCAGGAAGTGAATCAGCGTTTACGGGAACAGATCGTGGGGGCCGGCGACCATTTGAAATCGGGGTCAAGTAATCCCGTGGATCGCATGGTGGCCACGGGTAAACCACAAAAAGACTACAATGTTGTTATCATTCTGGAAGAAAGTCTGGGGTCCGACTTCATCGGCGTACTGGGAGATAACCGGGGGTTAACTCCACATTTCGATGAATTGAGTAAACAGGGAGTGTTGTTCGACAACTTTTATGCTACCGGTAACCGGACGGCACGGGCACTGGAGGCTGTGATGACCTCCATGCCTCCCATTCCGACCGAATCCATTCTGAAACGCGATCATTCCGAACGGGTCTTTACCATCGCGAATGTCCTGGCTGAGCGAGGTTACGAGCGGCTCTTCATGACCGGGGGGCGGGGACTCTTTGATGGTGTCCGGTCTTTCATGAAGGCCAACGGTTTCAATCACTTTCGTGAACAGTCTGATTTTCAGGATCCTGTGTTTGTCAACGCCTGGGGGGTCAGCGATGAAGATCTGTTTCGCAAGGCTCTGGGAGAACTCGACAAACTGCAAGAGAACGGTCGGCCGTTCTTTGCAACGCTGTTGACTGTATCGAATCACAGGCCCTACACCTATCCTGAGGGACGCATTCCCGAAACAGAACAGACTCGGAATAATGCTGTGAAATACGCAGACTGGGCATTGGGATACTTTTTCCGGGAAGCGCAGAGCCACGAATTTTATAACAATACGATTTTTGTGGTGATGGGAGATCACGGAGCCCGCGTTACAGGCAGCCAACTGTTTCCGATGAGCTCCTATCGTGTGCCGGTATTGATGATCCAGCCAGATGGGAAGGGGCAGGGGGAACGCTGCAGTACGCTGGGGTGTACGCTGGATATTGCTCCGACCATCATGGGACGTTTGGGTAGTGACTATCGTTCTGTTTTCTTTGGCTATGATGTACTCCAGAGAGAACCCGCACACGGTCGTGCCATCATGCAGCACAATCATGATGTTGCACTACTGGATTCAGAAAATCGGATGGTTGTACTTGGTTATGGGCAATCAGCAGAAGAATTCGAACTGAATCGGGCCAACCATCAACTGGATCAACGGAAAATTCCGGATCAGGAAATGGTCCACAATGCGATTGCGCTCTTTCAGTCTGCTTATGAATTGTACTACTCCGATCGCTGGTTTCCTGATTTAAAAGTCACCAGATCTCAAAAAGACGATCGAATTTAA
- a CDS encoding M56 family metallopeptidase produces the protein MSSTQFLELVVSLTVQVSIVIIATHWLGRLVESERVQSRLWTVCYGILLSLILVSVLLPHPRFLNPWNQLSTNHASTLLSIEMQMGRFLFWIWLGGTVLSLMVFLFRAWQVNRFLKSCQPVEISEYISAEALDELSQKFKLSGKQQVRFLTTTRLSSPFCSQLHYPYIIIPEYLLDFEPQKFNFIIRHELEHLQTGHPLQLFLQRLVEVIFWFHPMVWWASQQSALCREFACDEAAIQTPQEIAQYLRTLLTIIEYGATQPDETHTPLAFGRGQSMIASRARRLTQIAQNHKTDYRISLSGSLASVSLVLATLLTAFIWLPVDVLASPRANWSPWPTWSADALHDFGVSVHDFETYNGRMELHELLQHNSTRHNVSPDVTR, from the coding sequence ATGAGTTCCACCCAATTTCTGGAACTGGTTGTTTCTCTGACCGTGCAGGTGTCGATTGTCATCATCGCCACCCACTGGCTCGGCAGACTCGTTGAGAGTGAACGTGTACAAAGCCGGTTGTGGACGGTCTGTTATGGTATCCTGTTATCGTTAATTCTGGTTTCGGTTCTGTTGCCACATCCCCGATTTTTAAACCCCTGGAATCAGCTCAGTACGAATCATGCATCGACCTTACTCAGTATCGAGATGCAGATGGGACGATTTTTGTTCTGGATCTGGCTGGGGGGGACTGTACTCTCACTGATGGTATTTCTCTTTCGCGCCTGGCAGGTCAACCGTTTTCTTAAATCGTGCCAGCCGGTGGAAATCAGCGAGTATATTTCTGCAGAAGCTCTGGATGAGCTTTCCCAGAAGTTTAAGCTTTCCGGGAAACAGCAGGTCCGGTTTCTGACTACGACTCGTCTGAGTTCTCCCTTCTGCTCTCAGCTGCATTATCCCTATATCATTATTCCTGAGTATTTACTGGATTTCGAACCTCAGAAATTCAACTTCATTATCAGGCACGAACTGGAGCATCTGCAGACCGGACATCCCCTGCAACTCTTCCTGCAAAGACTCGTGGAAGTCATCTTCTGGTTCCATCCCATGGTCTGGTGGGCTTCACAGCAATCGGCACTGTGCCGGGAATTTGCCTGTGACGAGGCTGCGATTCAGACTCCCCAGGAAATTGCGCAATACCTGCGTACGCTCCTGACTATTATTGAATACGGTGCGACTCAGCCAGATGAAACACATACGCCTCTGGCGTTTGGCCGCGGTCAGAGTATGATTGCCAGCCGCGCACGTCGTCTGACACAGATCGCACAAAATCACAAAACAGATTATCGAATTTCTCTGTCCGGAAGTCTGGCTTCTGTGAGTCTCGTTCTGGCGACTTTACTGACTGCATTCATCTGGCTCCCCGTCGATGTGTTGGCCTCACCGCGGGCCAACTGGTCTCCCTGGCCAACCTGGTCAGCTGATGCCCTGCATGACTTCGGCGTCTCAGTGCATGACTTCGAGACTTACAACGGGCGGATGGAACTGCATGAACTGCTGCAACATAACAGCACCCGCCACAATGTGTCACCCGATGTAACGCGGTAG
- a CDS encoding BlaI/MecI/CopY family transcriptional regulator, with product MTKTHLTKCELEVMDVVWRKGRATVQEVVDSLERPLAYTTVMTTLKILDETRGVVRKQKKGRAYEYEPTVSREMISRSMAADLTDRLFGGSVKSLVLSLVEGDSMSQSDIEELKLAIQSLEADA from the coding sequence ATGACAAAAACTCATCTGACAAAATGCGAACTGGAAGTCATGGATGTTGTCTGGCGCAAAGGCCGCGCTACCGTCCAGGAAGTGGTAGATTCACTTGAACGTCCCCTGGCTTACACGACGGTAATGACAACGCTCAAGATTCTCGATGAGACGCGGGGCGTTGTCAGAAAGCAGAAAAAGGGGCGTGCCTACGAGTATGAACCCACTGTATCGCGTGAGATGATCAGTCGCAGCATGGCAGCTGATCTGACCGATCGGCTGTTTGGAGGTTCGGTAAAATCTCTGGTACTCAGTCTGGTAGAGGGTGATTCGATGTCGCAGTCTGATATTGAAGAACTGAAACTCGCCATCCAGTCACTGGAGGCAGACGCATGA
- a CDS encoding DUF1559 domain-containing protein, which yields MHQSPAGLCVGLPDSQHSCGGGRVRRQRSNSRSRSGFTVLELLVTCGIIGTLVSLILPAVGSAREAARQLQCKNQLKQIGIAIHCYHDTAGCLPAGWQFESTQKSLYGWSVPLLPYLEQRAVYEIVDRNQILAHPFNLRARQTSLAGFLCPSDIFDPTFILYEEQPAGGAGAAIMELPTASYVGVYGTVEADDGMPPPPGDGAIVYAQTIRFRDLQRGLSNTAVVGERTMAMVPSTWLGVDLAGEDAACRVTGSNMTSPNCKLCDECEFSSRHPGGTSFLFGDGHVRFISESIDTKTYQQLARRSGQ from the coding sequence ATGCATCAGAGCCCTGCGGGACTTTGTGTCGGCTTACCTGACTCACAGCACAGCTGTGGTGGTGGGAGAGTACGACGACAGAGATCGAACTCGCGTTCTCGCTCTGGATTTACCGTTCTGGAATTGCTGGTGACCTGCGGAATTATAGGCACACTCGTCAGTCTGATTTTGCCCGCCGTTGGTTCCGCACGCGAAGCTGCCCGTCAGCTGCAGTGTAAAAATCAGCTCAAACAGATCGGAATCGCCATTCACTGTTATCACGATACCGCCGGTTGTCTTCCTGCGGGCTGGCAGTTCGAGTCTACCCAGAAATCGCTGTATGGCTGGTCAGTTCCACTGCTGCCTTATCTGGAGCAGCGGGCCGTTTATGAAATCGTTGATCGTAATCAGATACTGGCTCATCCTTTCAATCTTAGGGCCCGGCAGACTTCCCTTGCCGGTTTTCTCTGTCCGTCTGATATTTTTGATCCAACTTTTATCCTGTATGAAGAGCAGCCGGCCGGTGGTGCAGGTGCAGCAATTATGGAGCTGCCAACCGCCAGTTATGTAGGAGTCTACGGTACAGTTGAAGCAGACGACGGGATGCCACCTCCACCCGGGGATGGCGCAATAGTGTATGCTCAGACGATACGTTTTCGCGATTTGCAGCGGGGCTTAAGTAATACTGCAGTTGTGGGAGAACGCACCATGGCGATGGTCCCTTCCACCTGGCTGGGAGTCGATCTGGCAGGGGAAGATGCAGCCTGTCGGGTGACGGGAAGTAACATGACTTCCCCCAATTGTAAATTGTGTGACGAATGTGAATTTTCCAGTCGCCATCCGGGCGGTACCAGTTTTCTGTTCGGCGACGGTCACGTTCGATTTATTTCAGAGTCCATCGATACAAAAACATACCAACAACTGGCACGCCGCTCAGGCCAGTAG
- a CDS encoding DUF1559 domain-containing protein, producing the protein MRTLRPISSPATGTRQLRTESRRGFTLIELLVVIAIIAILIALLLPAVQQAREAARRTQCKNNLKQIGLAFHNFHDVYDHLPTGARDGAGASYACCNATERAGWSWLYHILPYMEQSTIYDLGTDADPVGTYPLVGRKGVKAYYCPSRRKVTSYGSGYYRSDYAGNGGQREGGITTTLSLGKRGVVVRTDSKQLRINDIKDGASNTIMVAEKALNPDRHGLDGGDNEPWVNAGWDECVIRHGAGRTSAGVEYGLTPLPDVKAPTDTVAVTDKGGVSWTNWHPFFGSAHDGGMNACLADGSVRLISYNIDGDIMRRISLTDDREPLENF; encoded by the coding sequence ATGAGGACGTTACGTCCAATTTCTTCCCCCGCTACCGGTACGCGTCAACTACGAACGGAATCCCGCCGGGGTTTCACCCTGATCGAACTGCTCGTCGTCATCGCCATCATTGCCATTCTGATTGCCCTGCTGTTACCAGCCGTGCAACAGGCCCGCGAAGCAGCTCGCCGCACACAATGCAAGAATAACCTGAAGCAGATTGGCCTCGCATTCCATAACTTCCATGATGTTTACGATCACCTGCCTACAGGCGCTCGTGACGGTGCCGGTGCTTCCTATGCCTGCTGTAATGCTACAGAACGTGCCGGCTGGAGTTGGCTGTATCACATCCTGCCTTACATGGAACAGTCCACGATTTACGATCTGGGAACCGATGCCGACCCGGTAGGTACCTATCCCCTGGTGGGACGTAAGGGCGTGAAAGCCTACTACTGTCCGAGTCGCCGTAAAGTGACCTCGTACGGTAGTGGTTATTACCGCAGCGACTACGCCGGCAACGGTGGTCAGCGTGAAGGTGGTATCACCACGACACTCAGTCTCGGCAAACGGGGGGTAGTTGTCAGAACAGACTCCAAGCAACTCCGGATCAACGACATCAAAGATGGTGCCTCGAATACGATCATGGTCGCAGAAAAAGCACTCAACCCAGATCGCCACGGTCTGGATGGGGGAGACAACGAGCCCTGGGTCAACGCCGGCTGGGATGAATGTGTCATCCGCCACGGTGCCGGCCGAACCAGCGCCGGAGTCGAATACGGCCTGACTCCCCTGCCCGACGTGAAAGCGCCGACTGATACGGTTGCCGTCACCGACAAGGGTGGCGTCTCCTGGACCAACTGGCACCCATTCTTCGGTTCCGCCCATGATGGTGGTATGAATGCCTGTCTGGCCGATGGCTCAGTTCGCCTGATCAGCTACAACATCGACGGCGACATCATGCGACGTATCAGCCTGACCGATGACCGGGAACCCCTGGAAAACTTCTAA
- a CDS encoding tetratricopeptide repeat protein, with translation MPVYLITATDTRGKRDTHRVKAESAREACNDLEEQGFVDITLHSDDAFAAATNLFPDNKDVEEHLTAEDLVKMQYLSDFQQLLFTLRRAYWQSAWFYLLVIGVFAYRWYYKLGWFDNPDDLDPIDIGVVVVMLWPLAISLWFTYLSPARKYKRLMQAFAWGHWDEVIDLCPTLVGKVPDYELACRHAVALAAQGEFDEGMKLVKPFEKDPDVPRWMYLGRLSELYEVVKDREQVIECHRRAYEAAPENPTAQLDYAYALLKYEENIPLAEQLMAEAEQEQLSELLKYLLPYFKGILALHQGRSGDAVKLFHECQENLLPIAHSEPMLQLIVDYNRAYLAIALAEQGDAREAETLYDLVKPRLQALDSTLLMDRYAAAIRI, from the coding sequence ATGCCCGTCTATCTGATCACCGCTACGGACACACGTGGAAAGCGAGACACCCATCGAGTGAAGGCGGAAAGTGCCCGTGAAGCCTGCAACGACCTGGAAGAGCAGGGGTTTGTTGATATCACGCTCCATAGCGATGATGCGTTTGCAGCCGCGACAAATCTATTCCCTGACAACAAGGATGTGGAAGAGCATCTGACAGCAGAAGATCTGGTGAAGATGCAATATTTGAGCGATTTTCAGCAACTACTGTTTACTCTTCGGCGTGCTTATTGGCAATCTGCCTGGTTTTATCTGCTGGTCATCGGGGTCTTTGCTTACCGCTGGTATTACAAGTTAGGCTGGTTTGACAATCCTGACGATCTGGACCCTATAGATATCGGTGTCGTCGTGGTAATGTTATGGCCGCTGGCGATCAGTCTCTGGTTCACATATTTGTCACCGGCGCGAAAATACAAACGACTGATGCAGGCCTTTGCCTGGGGACACTGGGATGAAGTCATTGATCTCTGTCCGACCCTTGTCGGCAAAGTTCCCGATTACGAACTGGCTTGCCGCCATGCTGTCGCGCTGGCGGCTCAGGGAGAGTTTGATGAGGGAATGAAACTGGTCAAGCCGTTTGAAAAAGATCCCGATGTCCCCCGCTGGATGTATCTGGGCAGACTGTCTGAACTGTATGAGGTCGTCAAAGATCGCGAACAGGTGATTGAGTGTCACCGACGGGCGTATGAAGCAGCTCCCGAAAATCCAACAGCTCAACTGGATTATGCCTATGCCTTACTCAAATATGAAGAAAATATACCACTGGCAGAACAACTGATGGCAGAAGCAGAGCAAGAGCAGCTGAGTGAACTGTTGAAATATCTGCTTCCCTATTTCAAAGGAATCCTGGCACTGCATCAGGGGCGTAGCGGCGATGCAGTAAAGCTGTTTCACGAATGCCAGGAGAACCTGTTGCCCATCGCGCACAGTGAGCCGATGCTGCAGTTGATTGTCGACTACAACCGCGCCTATCTCGCGATTGCACTGGCTGAGCAGGGGGATGCTCGGGAGGCAGAAACACTTTACGACCTGGTGAAACCCCGATTGCAAGCACTGGACAGTACGCTGCTTATGGATCGCTATGCAGCCGCGATTCGAATCTGA
- a CDS encoding universal stress protein: MQNINSILVGVDLTHADRLVAEELNEQTAEAVERAIWVAALFNARLEFFAAMDLSAHTKHLLEEDRDHLTNNVEDEAHRVMSELIEQAKAKGVESSSKVAFGAPWREIILEVIREKHDMVLVGTRPHGFTGRLFGGTVMNLFRQCPCPVYAVKVDEEPEVPEIVVASDMSEVSSDILNFIVSSAQVADMKIHLVHAIDTRLDERLKGLGVNQETLKKCAEDIKSEIENELNEQLAQTDFRTLTYGVQVHVLEGSPDVAIPAFLAEHKVNLLAMGTLARSGLSGFFIGNTAERMLEKVNCSVLTFKPSDFVSPVVPE, encoded by the coding sequence ATGCAAAACATCAATTCCATTCTGGTCGGCGTCGATCTGACCCACGCGGATCGCCTGGTGGCAGAAGAGCTTAACGAGCAGACCGCGGAAGCTGTCGAACGTGCCATCTGGGTAGCAGCATTGTTCAATGCCCGGCTCGAATTCTTTGCAGCCATGGATCTTTCGGCCCATACCAAGCATCTGCTGGAAGAAGACCGGGATCACCTGACAAATAATGTCGAAGACGAAGCCCACCGCGTGATGAGTGAGCTGATCGAACAAGCCAAAGCAAAAGGGGTGGAGAGCTCTTCTAAAGTCGCCTTCGGTGCGCCGTGGCGGGAAATTATTCTGGAAGTGATTCGCGAGAAACACGACATGGTTCTGGTCGGCACACGGCCACATGGATTCACCGGACGCCTGTTTGGCGGCACCGTGATGAACCTCTTCCGTCAGTGTCCCTGCCCGGTCTATGCTGTGAAAGTTGATGAAGAGCCCGAGGTTCCGGAAATCGTCGTCGCCAGTGACATGAGCGAAGTCAGCAGCGATATTCTGAACTTCATCGTTTCGTCTGCTCAGGTGGCAGATATGAAAATTCATCTGGTCCACGCCATTGATACACGGCTGGACGAACGTCTCAAAGGACTGGGGGTCAACCAGGAGACGCTCAAGAAGTGTGCCGAAGACATCAAATCTGAAATCGAAAACGAACTCAACGAGCAACTGGCTCAGACTGACTTTCGTACTCTGACTTACGGCGTGCAGGTACATGTGCTGGAAGGATCTCCTGATGTGGCAATCCCGGCTTTCCTCGCCGAGCATAAAGTCAATCTGCTTGCGATGGGCACACTCGCACGTTCCGGTTTGAGTGGTTTCTTTATTGGAAATACCGCTGAGCGCATGCTGGAAAAGGTTAACTGCTCTGTACTGACCTTCAAGCCGTCTGACTTCGTTTCGCCGGTTGTGCCTGAATAA
- a CDS encoding DNA methyltransferase produces the protein MSTSDPKPAKKKRTRTLPPPYNSLDGKRWIQNSISVWSDIRKSTAEGRLKHPAIFPEMLVERLIETFLPLDGDVILDPFAGSGSTVITAEKMGKKGVGVELSAEYAEIAARRLAELSELTDESGDGQTVSTRSRIHHGSALNLSDYVTPGSVDLCITSPPYWDVLNQRRSADHKEVRHYGNHEHDLGVVEDYEDFLQELSRVFQDVQTALRPGGYCCVIVMDLRKKSRFFPLHSDLAARLQEIGMIYDDLIIWNRQAEYNNLRPLGFPSVFRVNKVHEFILLMQKPKQ, from the coding sequence GTGTCGACTTCTGATCCGAAACCAGCCAAAAAGAAACGAACCAGAACGCTACCGCCTCCTTATAATTCCCTGGATGGTAAGCGCTGGATTCAAAACTCGATCAGTGTCTGGAGCGACATTCGTAAATCGACCGCGGAAGGCCGGCTCAAGCATCCTGCGATCTTCCCGGAAATGCTGGTAGAACGACTGATTGAGACCTTTCTTCCTCTGGATGGGGATGTGATTCTCGATCCTTTTGCCGGTTCGGGTAGTACGGTGATTACCGCGGAGAAGATGGGAAAAAAGGGTGTGGGAGTGGAACTCTCGGCTGAGTACGCTGAGATCGCCGCCCGGAGACTGGCCGAACTGAGTGAGCTCACAGATGAGTCAGGTGATGGGCAAACCGTTTCCACCCGCTCGCGCATTCATCACGGTTCCGCCTTGAATCTGTCTGATTACGTCACTCCGGGCAGTGTGGATCTCTGTATCACCTCACCCCCGTATTGGGACGTGCTCAACCAGCGCCGCTCCGCCGACCATAAAGAGGTCAGGCATTATGGAAATCATGAACACGATCTGGGTGTTGTGGAAGATTACGAAGACTTCCTGCAGGAATTATCTCGTGTCTTTCAGGATGTGCAAACGGCGCTCAGGCCGGGAGGCTACTGTTGTGTGATTGTGATGGATCTCCGCAAGAAAAGCCGCTTTTTTCCTCTGCACAGTGATCTCGCCGCCCGGCTGCAGGAGATCGGCATGATTTATGATGATCTGATCATCTGGAACCGTCAGGCTGAATACAATAATCTCAGACCACTCGGTTTTCCCTCGGTCTTTCGCGTGAATAAAGTCCATGAATTTATTCTGCTGATGCAAAAGCCAAAACAATAG